A window of Armatimonadota bacterium contains these coding sequences:
- a CDS encoding prepilin-type N-terminal cleavage/methylation domain-containing protein yields MHNCQKEKGFTLIEVLVVVVIIAILAAILLPVFTTAKIKAQRAACQSNLVQIGQAFSLYLQDYDGCYPNTNDPFLWMGRRWRWPLMPYLASDAEEDPNDKWKSKRNNALILLCPSDTKAPTAYDKTSYAYSMAFYHTVEQINSLTRIEQTWTEKIPCVTWRQHAVKYPSKKVLVAEWLSNHETPHVGWNSWKGGRNYLFADYHCKYLKATQINKANDGWPDINLTRDGIMGKDID; encoded by the coding sequence TTGCATAATTGCCAAAAAGAAAAAGGATTTACTCTAATAGAGGTCTTAGTTGTAGTAGTAATAATTGCCATATTGGCGGCAATTTTGCTTCCGGTCTTTACAACTGCCAAGATAAAGGCGCAAAGGGCCGCCTGCCAATCAAATCTAGTACAAATCGGCCAAGCATTCAGTTTGTATCTTCAAGATTATGACGGATGCTACCCCAACACCAACGATCCTTTTCTATGGATGGGCAGGAGATGGCGCTGGCCTTTGATGCCATATCTCGCATCGGATGCGGAAGAAGATCCCAACGATAAATGGAAATCAAAACGAAACAACGCTCTAATTCTTCTTTGCCCCAGTGATACTAAGGCACCAACAGCCTATGATAAAACATCCTATGCATATTCGATGGCATTTTATCATACTGTCGAACAAATAAACAGTTTGACAAGGATTGAGCAAACTTGGACAGAAAAGATTCCGTGCGTAACTTGGAGGCAACATGCAGTGAAATATCCGTCAAAAAAAGTCCTCGTTGCTGAATGGCTCAGCAATCATGAAACGCCTCATGTAGGCTGGAACAGTTGGAAAGGTGGCAGGAATTATCTATTTGCGGACTATCACTGCAAATACCTAAAAGCTACCCAGATAAACAAAGCCAACGATGGCTGGCCAGACATCAATCTGACCCGCGATGGAATAATGGGAAAGGACATAGATTAG
- a CDS encoding NAD(P)-dependent alcohol dehydrogenase, translating into MRTAMLYGAGDLRLVEIEKPVPGEGEVLVQVKAVGICASDIHYFRDGRIGDVVVSEPIILGHEFAGVIAEVGQGVSNVKPGDKVAVEPAIACRKCDLCLNGDYNICRNILFCGTPPTQGALREFLTWPAHLVYKVPDSMDYAEAAMLEPIAIGVYAVDLAEPIQGKTVGILGAGGIGISIMQAARAAGCSDIYVTDLISERLEIAKKLGATRTFKADEPDLVKQIISATGGRGLDIVFEAAGENEAVQQATEIVRPGGLVLVGGIPREDNMTLTASVVRRKGLTIKLIRRSNNTLERSINLVRDGKINAISMVTHRFPLERVVEAIELARDRRDGVLRAVIEL; encoded by the coding sequence ATGCGAACTGCAATGCTTTACGGAGCAGGTGACCTACGCTTGGTAGAAATTGAGAAACCCGTACCCGGCGAAGGAGAAGTCCTAGTACAAGTCAAAGCGGTCGGCATTTGTGCATCGGACATCCATTATTTTCGAGATGGCAGAATTGGCGATGTAGTGGTAAGCGAACCCATAATTCTAGGCCATGAGTTCGCTGGGGTAATCGCCGAAGTTGGCCAAGGAGTCTCGAATGTTAAACCAGGTGATAAGGTTGCTGTCGAACCTGCAATTGCCTGCCGAAAGTGCGACTTATGCCTCAACGGCGATTATAACATCTGTCGAAACATACTTTTCTGCGGCACTCCACCAACTCAAGGGGCACTTCGTGAATTTCTAACCTGGCCGGCACACCTAGTGTACAAAGTGCCCGACTCTATGGATTATGCTGAAGCCGCCATGCTCGAGCCAATCGCAATTGGAGTCTATGCGGTTGACCTCGCAGAACCAATACAGGGAAAAACGGTTGGCATTTTAGGTGCTGGCGGCATTGGAATCTCAATTATGCAAGCTGCACGAGCAGCTGGTTGCAGTGATATTTACGTCACAGACTTAATCTCCGAAAGACTAGAAATTGCAAAAAAGTTAGGAGCCACACGAACTTTCAAGGCAGACGAACCTGATCTAGTTAAACAGATTATTTCAGCAACCGGCGGACGGGGGCTTGATATAGTATTCGAGGCAGCAGGCGAAAATGAAGCCGTCCAACAGGCAACCGAGATAGTTCGCCCTGGCGGGCTCGTGCTTGTGGGCGGCATACCACGTGAAGACAATATGACTCTCACGGCCTCCGTTGTTCGTCGAAAGGGCTTAACAATAAAGCTTATCCGCAGAAGCAATAACACGCTCGAACGCTCAATAAATCTTGTCCGCGATGGGAAGATAAACGCAATCTCAATGGTAACGCATCGTTTCCCACTGGAACGAGTTGTTGAAGCCATAGAGTTAGCTCGTGACCGTAGGGACGGAGTCCTAAGGGCTGTCATCGAGCTGTAA
- a CDS encoding DUF255 domain-containing protein, producing MKQYSPAIRWMDWTKEAFIKAEKENKLIILNISATWCHWCHVMDRTTYADPIVVRIINDRFVPIRIDGDKRPDIQDRYLLGGWPTTAILTPDGRILNGSTYLPPDAMIRMLCETNIAYYEHTATTTMRIVEQEEEIIEHARELPEAPIPELDETVLDKLSSALKREFDPWHGGFGSEPKFPYPDAIHFAFLQYKKTGDEDMLKIALKTLDGMMGIYDPVWGGFFRYSEDGSWTQPHYEKMLYVQAGALDNYLEAYQVTKDNKYGEVAAGIKNYLKRFLSDQQNGGFYGSQDADVGSRDLSKDLIPGENYYSKDEKERLEIGVPDVDTTIFTDWNGMMISAYCRLFQAMGDKEARDFAVKTADRILDENMIDGKMCHYNDGEPKLPGILSDQVYFAQGLVDLFQSTGQRKYLNQAEALVKFMISELRDQEDGGFYFQLYDPSAFGRLKERHKPFDENVMAAKLLVELSYLTGFETYRDLAEQTFHAIAHPQMVESVLGAGFGVALDLYLNFPVHIVLVGNRTKEETQAMLETSLHAYDPRKLVQLLDPNEDLLTIGPITYKAEEKPIVYVCYQNECSTPLTSNEELASMLENVLGAQT from the coding sequence ATGAAACAGTATTCTCCCGCCATACGCTGGATGGATTGGACCAAAGAGGCATTTATAAAAGCTGAGAAGGAAAATAAGCTAATAATTCTCAATATTAGCGCCACCTGGTGTCATTGGTGCCATGTTATGGACCGAACAACCTATGCCGACCCCATTGTCGTTCGTATAATCAATGACCGCTTTGTTCCAATCCGGATTGATGGCGACAAGAGGCCAGATATCCAAGACCGATACCTGCTTGGCGGCTGGCCAACAACTGCAATTCTTACCCCTGACGGAAGGATTCTCAACGGTTCCACATATCTTCCGCCTGACGCTATGATTCGAATGTTATGTGAAACAAACATAGCTTATTACGAACACACTGCAACAACCACAATGCGTATTGTTGAGCAGGAAGAGGAGATCATCGAACACGCAAGAGAACTGCCAGAAGCTCCCATTCCCGAACTAGACGAAACCGTCTTAGACAAACTCTCATCGGCACTTAAACGAGAGTTCGACCCTTGGCATGGCGGTTTTGGGAGTGAACCAAAGTTTCCCTATCCAGACGCCATTCATTTTGCTTTCCTCCAATATAAAAAAACTGGAGACGAGGACATGCTAAAAATAGCTTTAAAGACTCTTGATGGAATGATGGGGATATATGACCCTGTGTGGGGTGGGTTTTTCAGATACTCGGAAGACGGCAGTTGGACGCAACCCCATTATGAGAAAATGCTCTACGTCCAAGCTGGCGCTCTGGATAATTACCTAGAAGCATACCAGGTGACTAAAGATAACAAATATGGCGAAGTTGCAGCAGGCATCAAGAACTATCTTAAAAGATTCCTCTCTGACCAACAAAACGGTGGTTTCTATGGCAGCCAAGATGCGGATGTCGGCAGTAGAGACTTATCAAAAGACCTCATACCCGGAGAAAATTACTATTCAAAGGACGAAAAAGAGCGGTTAGAAATTGGCGTACCCGATGTAGATACAACAATTTTTACCGACTGGAATGGAATGATGATTTCTGCTTACTGCCGACTCTTCCAAGCAATGGGTGACAAAGAAGCCCGCGACTTTGCGGTAAAGACGGCTGACCGAATACTTGATGAGAATATGATAGACGGGAAGATGTGCCATTATAACGACGGTGAACCAAAGCTTCCTGGAATACTTAGCGACCAAGTGTACTTTGCACAAGGCCTTGTTGATTTGTTCCAATCTACAGGCCAGCGGAAATACTTAAATCAGGCTGAAGCATTGGTCAAATTCATGATATCTGAACTTCGAGACCAAGAAGACGGAGGTTTCTATTTCCAGTTATACGACCCAAGTGCTTTCGGCAGGCTCAAAGAAAGGCACAAGCCTTTTGATGAAAATGTAATGGCGGCGAAATTGTTGGTTGAGCTTTCATATCTTACTGGTTTCGAAACATACCGCGATCTTGCGGAGCAAACATTTCATGCGATTGCACATCCCCAAATGGTGGAAAGCGTCCTTGGCGCAGGTTTTGGCGTTGCCCTCGACCTATATCTAAACTTTCCAGTTCATATCGTTCTAGTTGGCAATCGAACAAAAGAGGAAACTCAGGCGATGCTCGAAACAAGCTTGCACGCATACGATCCTCGAAAGCTCGTTCAACTCCTTGACCCGAATGAGGACCTACTTACCATCGGTCCTATCACCTACAAAGCAGAAGAAAAGCCGATTGTATACGTATGCTATCAAAACGAATGTTCCACGCCATTGACTAGCAATGAAGAGCTCGCAAGTATGCTAGAAAATGTTTTAGGTGCTCAAACTTAG
- a CDS encoding DUF2064 domain-containing protein, with protein sequence MKRTVAVLVDAPIPGKVQTKLCPPLDAESAARIHESFICDTLERISSIPDAEIVIYYNQPGALSILSKVALDSKQYLRQKGKSTEQKIHYCFERLCEPHRGVIFTWTNSPTLPVRSFELAFDALASGEIDIVLGPADDGGCYLIGSICSNHNHVCGIESSALHNVQNAIENAARLGLRWYLLPNWYVVRQPESLYRLKNELLEMPNKCYVPNRTKSCILELVDRHII encoded by the coding sequence ATGAAACGAACAGTTGCTGTCCTAGTAGATGCACCAATCCCTGGCAAAGTTCAAACTAAGCTTTGCCCGCCGCTCGATGCTGAGTCTGCTGCGCGAATACACGAAAGCTTCATATGCGACACGTTGGAAAGAATTTCGAGCATCCCTGACGCAGAAATAGTTATTTATTACAACCAGCCTGGCGCACTCTCAATCCTATCAAAGGTAGCCTTAGATTCCAAACAATATTTGCGGCAAAAGGGCAAAAGTACCGAACAAAAAATTCACTACTGCTTTGAAAGACTGTGCGAACCACACAGAGGAGTAATTTTCACATGGACCAACAGCCCAACACTTCCTGTGCGGTCGTTTGAGCTAGCATTCGACGCCTTGGCATCAGGCGAGATAGATATAGTACTAGGCCCGGCAGATGACGGAGGATGTTATCTTATCGGCTCTATATGCTCGAACCACAATCATGTATGCGGCATAGAATCATCCGCACTGCATAATGTACAAAATGCCATCGAAAATGCAGCCCGCTTGGGGCTTCGCTGGTACCTTCTACCTAATTGGTATGTGGTCCGACAGCCAGAAAGTCTGTACCGCCTAAAAAACGAACTGCTTGAAATGCCAAATAAATGCTATGTACCAAATCGCACTAAGAGCTGTATCTTAGAGCTTGTTGACAGGCATATTATATAA
- the srlD gene encoding sorbitol-6-phosphate dehydrogenase has translation MNGVVCKHLPGKAAIVTGAAQGLGEAIAKRLAAEGADVVVSDINFEKLEKVAEAIKKEYGVRSIPVLADVTNEQQVLEMVQTAVREFGKLDIMVANAGILIAGPVVEFPTEQWRKVIDVNLVGYFICAREAAKVMMAQKSGVIIQINSKSGKKGSFRNSAYAASKFGGIGLTQSLALEMAPYNVRVNAVCPGNILEGTLWQESLFEQYSKTQGLTPEQLREKYLSQVPLGRPCTYEDVANVVVFLASDQSSYMTGQAINVTGGQEMR, from the coding sequence ATGAATGGAGTAGTATGTAAGCATTTGCCGGGCAAAGCGGCGATTGTAACGGGCGCTGCGCAGGGCCTTGGTGAGGCGATTGCCAAAAGACTTGCCGCGGAAGGCGCGGACGTTGTCGTTTCGGACATTAACTTTGAGAAATTGGAGAAGGTGGCCGAGGCTATCAAGAAGGAATATGGCGTCCGTTCAATACCGGTGTTGGCCGATGTTACAAATGAACAGCAAGTTTTGGAAATGGTTCAAACTGCCGTCCGGGAGTTCGGCAAGCTTGACATCATGGTTGCCAATGCAGGAATTCTAATTGCCGGGCCGGTGGTCGAATTTCCAACTGAGCAGTGGCGTAAAGTTATTGATGTAAACCTTGTGGGTTATTTCATATGCGCTCGCGAAGCAGCAAAAGTGATGATGGCACAAAAGAGCGGCGTTATTATCCAAATTAATTCGAAGTCTGGGAAAAAAGGGAGTTTCAGAAACTCCGCTTACGCGGCAAGCAAGTTCGGAGGCATTGGTCTAACCCAAAGCTTGGCTCTTGAGATGGCGCCGTACAACGTCCGTGTTAATGCCGTATGCCCAGGGAATATCTTGGAGGGCACTCTCTGGCAGGAAAGCCTTTTTGAACAATACTCCAAGACTCAGGGGCTAACTCCAGAGCAGCTAAGAGAAAAGTACCTCAGCCAGGTCCCGTTAGGTCGGCCATGCACTTATGAAGATGTAGCAAATGTTGTTGTCTTTCTAGCATCCGACCAGTCGTCTTACATGACTGGCCAAGCGATTAATGTTACTGGCGGCCAGGAAATGCGCTAG
- a CDS encoding alcohol dehydrogenase catalytic domain-containing protein — MKDVLQAYQSVDYSLPETILTWHVYGAGLENFGKDRKPVELPMPKYGPNELLVRIDAVGICFSDVKVINQGNKHPRVTGRDLIKNPVTLGHEASVTVVGVGKNLKGKFHVGQRFIVQADVFYKGKSMAFGYVLPGAQTQYQVIGKEILEGDEGCYLLPVKDSTGYSEAALTEPWACVVAAYRITRRPSIKPEGNLWIIGAPGDDDYTLDLDIKSKHVVATDLDWSLLDDLEMWAGAGCFELTITPTFDELDLEELATRYGGFDDIIVLGADAGVIQHSAPLLAKHGIMNIVASEPIGRPVEIDIGKIHYQFQSYVGTASTRIGAGYEMVRVPSELKAGGIAWYIGAGGPMGQMHVQRAVEMKNGPSKILATDIDTARLNSVKDRVAAAAAAKGIEFLAVNPNDSDKVLFDKLLRDFTCGRGFDDIIVLAPVVSLIEEAIQYLAEEGLMNIFAGFPVGTIANIDLTGVYEKKLRLVGSSGSRIRDMLDTLSEAESGSLATDKSVAAIGGIEASWDGMLATKEGRFPGKIIIYPQIRGLGLTAVTDLKDKLPNVYAKLTDGMFWNREAEKELLRTMLEL; from the coding sequence ATGAAAGATGTTTTGCAGGCGTACCAAAGTGTGGACTACAGCCTGCCCGAAACAATTCTAACATGGCATGTGTATGGCGCTGGCTTGGAAAACTTTGGCAAGGATCGCAAGCCAGTTGAGTTGCCCATGCCAAAGTATGGACCTAATGAACTTCTTGTTCGCATTGACGCTGTTGGAATATGCTTTAGCGATGTCAAAGTTATAAACCAAGGGAATAAACATCCGCGCGTGACAGGTCGTGATCTAATCAAAAATCCGGTAACTCTAGGACATGAGGCATCCGTTACGGTGGTTGGTGTCGGCAAGAATCTCAAGGGGAAATTCCATGTCGGGCAGAGATTTATCGTCCAGGCGGACGTCTTTTATAAGGGCAAAAGCATGGCGTTTGGTTACGTTCTACCTGGTGCGCAAACCCAGTATCAGGTAATTGGCAAGGAAATACTCGAAGGTGATGAGGGATGCTATCTACTGCCGGTCAAAGATTCTACCGGATATTCTGAAGCTGCTCTCACCGAACCTTGGGCATGTGTTGTGGCGGCGTATCGGATAACCCGCAGGCCGTCTATCAAGCCTGAGGGTAATCTTTGGATCATTGGCGCACCTGGCGACGATGACTATACGCTTGACCTTGATATCAAGTCAAAGCACGTTGTGGCAACTGACCTCGATTGGAGCTTGCTTGATGACTTAGAAATGTGGGCTGGGGCAGGGTGCTTTGAGTTGACCATTACCCCCACTTTTGACGAGCTTGATTTAGAAGAGCTGGCGACGAGATACGGCGGCTTTGACGATATTATCGTCCTTGGCGCCGACGCAGGTGTTATCCAACATTCTGCCCCTCTCTTGGCTAAGCATGGGATAATGAACATAGTCGCTTCCGAACCAATTGGCAGACCGGTTGAGATAGACATCGGCAAAATCCATTATCAGTTTCAATCCTATGTGGGCACGGCTAGCACTCGAATTGGTGCGGGTTATGAGATGGTCCGCGTTCCGAGCGAATTGAAAGCCGGGGGAATTGCTTGGTACATTGGCGCAGGTGGTCCAATGGGTCAAATGCACGTCCAGCGTGCGGTTGAAATGAAAAATGGACCTTCAAAAATACTCGCGACGGATATTGATACGGCGCGCCTGAACAGCGTCAAAGACCGTGTTGCCGCCGCAGCAGCCGCCAAGGGAATTGAGTTTCTTGCGGTGAATCCGAATGATTCGGACAAGGTGCTGTTCGACAAATTGCTGCGGGATTTTACGTGCGGCAGAGGGTTCGATGATATAATCGTGCTTGCACCTGTTGTCTCGCTTATCGAGGAAGCTATCCAATATCTTGCAGAAGAAGGGTTGATGAACATCTTTGCCGGATTTCCTGTTGGAACGATTGCTAATATAGACTTGACGGGCGTCTATGAGAAAAAGCTTCGCCTTGTTGGAAGTAGCGGGTCGAGAATTCGAGATATGCTAGATACCCTTAGCGAAGCGGAGTCGGGCAGTCTAGCAACGGATAAATCGGTCGCTGCCATTGGCGGAATCGAGGCATCGTGGGATGGAATGCTTGCTACAAAAGAGGGCCGATTCCCAGGCAAGATCATTATTTATCCTCAAATTCGGGGGCTCGGGCTAACTGCTGTGACTGACCTTAAAGATAAGTTGCCGAATGTCTACGCCAAGCTTACCGATGGAATGTTTTGGAATCGAGAAGCCGAAAAGGAGCTTCTGCGGACGATGCTAGAATTATAA
- a CDS encoding class II aldolase/adducin family protein translates to MGKEEILQQLVSMSNRLGEEWRELVILGEGNTSARICDQTFFVKASGTNLRTITAEGFVEVKFEPVLEMLESRELSDGEIKERLAAAKVNRNYKLAPSVETVFHAYLLSIPGVNFVGHTHPVSVNGILCSKNWREALQGRLFPDEIVCCGIAPVFVPYTDPGVALARKIREVVQEYISRIGERPKAILMQNHGLIALGTTPKEVESVTMMWNKTAKILARTYHFGGPSYLTPEQVNRLATRPDEEQRKRLIEGLPLTLEEN, encoded by the coding sequence ATGGGGAAAGAAGAAATTCTTCAACAACTTGTCAGTATGTCAAACCGCCTGGGAGAGGAATGGCGTGAGCTTGTAATTTTGGGTGAAGGGAACACATCTGCAAGAATTTGCGACCAAACGTTTTTTGTGAAGGCAAGTGGAACAAATCTTAGAACTATAACAGCTGAGGGGTTCGTCGAGGTAAAATTTGAGCCGGTTCTTGAAATGCTTGAGAGCCGAGAGCTAAGCGATGGTGAGATTAAAGAGCGATTGGCAGCGGCAAAAGTCAATCGGAATTATAAGTTAGCGCCATCCGTTGAAACCGTTTTTCATGCATATCTTCTAAGCATACCTGGTGTGAATTTCGTGGGCCACACTCATCCAGTATCAGTAAATGGGATACTATGTTCGAAAAACTGGCGTGAGGCGCTCCAGGGTCGCCTTTTCCCCGATGAGATTGTTTGTTGTGGCATTGCTCCTGTGTTTGTACCATACACCGATCCAGGCGTAGCTCTTGCTAGGAAAATTAGAGAAGTAGTCCAAGAATATATATCCCGAATAGGCGAGCGGCCCAAAGCAATCCTTATGCAAAATCATGGCCTTATAGCACTCGGAACAACCCCGAAAGAAGTTGAAAGCGTCACGATGATGTGGAATAAAACTGCCAAAATATTGGCGCGAACATATCATTTTGGCGGTCCAAGCTACCTAACGCCTGAGCAAGTAAATCGCCTCGCTACCCGCCCTGATGAAGAGCAGCGGAAACGGCTTATCGAAGGCCTACCTTTAACATTGGAGGAAAATTGA
- a CDS encoding acetoin utilization protein AcuC produces MKAGFVYCDDMTKYDMGVDHPLRPERLRLTKELISAYGLIAQGQLIAPELATEADILTVHKPDYIAAVRKLSEGKDISDPWRYGFDYGDNKPFPGMYEASLLYTGASIKAAELIMEGQFERCFNISGGLHHAMPNRASGFCIFNDPAIAIQRLRKKFSRIAYIDIDAHHGDGVQHIFYDTNTVLTISMHESGRYLFPGTGFVNEIGTGKGKGYSVNIPLEPYTPSDVMVWAFKEIVPPLIKAYDPQVIVAQLGVDSHFQDPLAHLELTSRGFDELVKTIISFEKPLVALGGGGYNIKTVARLWTLAYARLLEVEISDAIPADFASRHNIHRLHDVELPITTEERRRTTFEAAQETVQLIKEIVFPYHFS; encoded by the coding sequence ATGAAAGCTGGCTTTGTGTATTGCGATGACATGACCAAATACGACATGGGAGTAGACCATCCTCTTCGCCCAGAACGCTTGCGCCTAACAAAAGAGCTAATCTCGGCTTACGGTCTGATAGCACAGGGGCAGCTAATTGCGCCCGAATTAGCAACGGAAGCAGATATTCTGACAGTCCACAAACCCGACTATATAGCTGCAGTTCGCAAACTTAGTGAAGGGAAGGATATCTCGGACCCTTGGCGCTATGGTTTCGACTATGGAGATAACAAGCCTTTCCCCGGCATGTATGAAGCCTCGCTACTTTACACAGGGGCTTCAATCAAAGCCGCAGAACTAATTATGGAGGGCCAATTCGAGAGATGTTTCAACATCTCTGGTGGGCTACACCACGCGATGCCAAATCGAGCAAGTGGATTCTGCATATTCAACGACCCAGCGATTGCAATACAACGACTCCGGAAAAAATTCAGCCGGATTGCTTATATTGATATCGATGCTCATCATGGTGATGGTGTTCAGCACATTTTTTATGATACAAACACAGTACTCACAATCAGCATGCATGAAAGTGGCAGATATCTCTTCCCAGGCACTGGCTTTGTGAATGAGATTGGAACAGGTAAAGGAAAAGGTTACTCAGTAAATATTCCTCTTGAACCGTACACGCCATCGGATGTGATGGTTTGGGCATTCAAAGAAATAGTGCCGCCATTAATTAAAGCTTACGACCCACAAGTAATAGTTGCTCAGCTAGGAGTTGATTCACATTTTCAAGATCCTCTCGCACATTTGGAGCTAACCTCCAGGGGCTTTGACGAATTAGTAAAGACAATAATCAGTTTTGAAAAGCCATTAGTAGCCCTGGGTGGCGGTGGTTACAATATCAAAACTGTTGCAAGATTATGGACTCTCGCCTATGCTCGCTTGCTTGAAGTGGAGATATCCGACGCAATACCTGCAGACTTTGCCAGCCGCCACAATATTCATCGCCTTCATGACGTGGAACTTCCGATAACTACTGAGGAACGTCGCCGCACAACCTTCGAAGCTGCGCAGGAAACCGTACAGCTGATTAAGGAGATTGTTTTCCCATACCACTTTTCTTGA
- a CDS encoding DUF1232 domain-containing protein has protein sequence MTSANGRKTSTTGEIGAVVARLPKYAKLVWLLLKDPEISGRQRAALMAAIGYSVSPVDAIPGVIPVIGQLDDLAIVLFTVRWIIRSMPADKASNYLAQASLSIRDIEDDLSIVQRSSARIMKQIAKLSALAAVGLYGIGKFVFGVIKSAKKA, from the coding sequence ATGACCTCTGCAAATGGAAGAAAAACTAGCACGACAGGTGAAATCGGGGCTGTCGTTGCACGCCTACCGAAGTACGCAAAGCTTGTATGGCTTCTTCTCAAAGACCCTGAAATTTCCGGCAGGCAAAGAGCAGCGCTAATGGCGGCGATTGGGTATTCAGTTAGTCCTGTTGATGCAATTCCCGGAGTAATACCAGTAATCGGACAGCTTGATGACCTTGCAATTGTTCTGTTTACTGTTCGGTGGATAATTCGGTCAATGCCTGCCGATAAAGCCTCCAATTATCTTGCGCAGGCAAGCTTATCTATCCGCGACATTGAGGATGACCTGAGCATAGTCCAGCGCTCAAGCGCTCGAATAATGAAACAAATTGCAAAGCTTTCAGCTCTTGCGGCTGTTGGGCTTTACGGCATCGGCAAGTTCGTCTTTGGCGTCATTAAGTCAGCAAAGAAGGCATAA
- a CDS encoding MATE family efflux transporter: MDQISPESKNETRRRIVNGHIATTVWWLAWPSIITMILQTGYGLIDALFLGRLGAATLAGLGVANQVLLVLMAFSAAVGVGSTALVARFIGAEDNQSAEEVTKQSILLAIISATISGVLLYAFGPSLIKLMAEKGEGVRLGVIYLDILLAGNVFSFLTVIVTGVYRGLGDVRTPLIATTVATVINVVGDYILIFGIGPFPKLGIAGAAIAVVTSRAVSTAMLLAYLPKTHIPNVLKGSWKPSWNWFARILNIGYPAAVQALLRTGASMTYFGILRRSIDGENALAALTIGLRTEALAFMPGFAFSVAAASMVGQNLGARQPERAEKGAWAATWQGIWIMGGIGLLFVFFSHKIADLFTNDIRVLPLASSYLWVNGLSEPFLALGMILTGALQGAGETRLPTLATILTLWIIRLPLTYLLAITLNLGAFGAWIAMSSSTVFSGLAVLGIFKWTNWSEKEV; the protein is encoded by the coding sequence TTGGACCAAATCTCCCCTGAAAGCAAAAATGAGACGCGCCGGCGTATAGTAAACGGCCACATAGCAACGACTGTTTGGTGGTTAGCTTGGCCCTCCATCATCACAATGATACTCCAAACAGGATATGGCTTAATTGACGCACTATTTTTGGGAAGGCTAGGCGCCGCCACGCTTGCAGGGCTTGGAGTTGCAAATCAAGTTTTGTTAGTGCTCATGGCATTCAGCGCAGCGGTTGGAGTTGGGAGTACAGCCCTCGTGGCGAGGTTCATTGGCGCGGAGGATAATCAAAGCGCCGAAGAAGTTACCAAACAATCTATTCTACTTGCGATTATTTCAGCGACAATCTCAGGAGTCCTGCTATATGCTTTTGGGCCCTCCCTAATAAAGTTGATGGCTGAGAAGGGCGAAGGCGTTAGGCTTGGGGTGATTTACTTAGATATCCTCCTTGCTGGCAATGTATTCTCTTTCCTAACGGTTATTGTTACGGGCGTTTACCGAGGTCTTGGGGATGTCCGTACTCCACTTATTGCCACAACGGTTGCTACGGTAATCAATGTCGTTGGCGATTACATATTAATATTTGGAATTGGGCCTTTCCCAAAGCTCGGTATAGCAGGAGCCGCCATTGCAGTTGTCACCTCTCGAGCTGTATCAACAGCCATGCTGCTAGCATATCTTCCTAAAACACACATTCCAAATGTTCTAAAAGGCTCATGGAAACCCTCCTGGAATTGGTTCGCCCGAATCTTAAACATTGGTTATCCAGCAGCGGTGCAAGCACTCCTTAGAACGGGAGCATCGATGACATATTTTGGCATACTGAGGCGAAGTATTGACGGAGAAAATGCACTTGCCGCATTGACCATAGGATTGCGAACTGAAGCACTTGCATTCATGCCGGGCTTCGCATTTAGCGTCGCCGCCGCATCAATGGTCGGTCAGAATCTGGGGGCGCGCCAGCCCGAACGAGCAGAGAAGGGCGCCTGGGCGGCTACATGGCAGGGGATATGGATAATGGGTGGGATTGGCTTACTATTTGTTTTCTTCTCACACAAAATAGCCGATCTTTTCACAAACGACATACGCGTGCTACCGCTCGCGTCATCTTATCTTTGGGTTAATGGACTTTCCGAACCTTTTCTTGCACTTGGAATGATACTCACGGGCGCACTCCAAGGAGCAGGCGAAACTCGCCTCCCAACGCTGGCAACAATCCTCACGCTTTGGATTATAAGACTTCCCTTGACCTATCTTCTCGCAATAACGCTTAATTTGGGCGCATTTGGAGCATGGATAGCAATGTCATCTTCAACAGTTTTCTCCGGATTGGCGGTACTTGGAATCTTCAAATGGACTAACTGGTCAGAAAAAGAGGTATAG